A single window of Cololabis saira isolate AMF1-May2022 chromosome 24, fColSai1.1, whole genome shotgun sequence DNA harbors:
- the LOC133424904 gene encoding NADH-ubiquinone oxidoreductase 75 kDa subunit, mitochondrial-like, which yields MLRLPSVGRALAGAAKSSLAPSHPVRNHVRAASNMVEVFVDGKPVEVEAGTTVLQACEKAGIQIPRFCYHERLSVAGNCRMCLVEIEKAPKPVAACAMPVMKGWNILTNSDKTRKAREGVMEFLLANHPLDCPICDQGGECDLQDQSMQFGSDRSRFTEGKRAVEDKNIGPLIKTIMTRCIQCTRCVRFASEIAGVEDLGTTGRGNNLQIGTYVEKMFMSELSGNVIDVCPVGALTSKPYAFTARPWETRKTESVDVLDAVGSNIVVSTRGGEVMRVMPRLNEDINEEWISDKTRFAYDGLKRQRLTQPLVKDGSGQLTPTTWEDALTRVAGALQSVQGNEVAAIAGGMVDAEALISLKDLLNRLNSENLCTEELFPMAGAGTDLRSNYLLNSRIAGIEESDLVLLVGTNPRYEAPLFNARIRKSWLHNELHVAMVGHNVDLSYTYDHLGEETAVLKELANGTHPFCQVIAAAKRPVVVVGSATLQREDGAAILSTVSTIAQNARASSGVEDGWKVLNVLHRVASQVAALDLGYKAGVDAIRKNPPKVLFLLGADAGCITRADLPKESLVIYQGHHGDVGAPMADIILPGAAYTEKNGTYVNTEGRSQHTKVAVTPPGMAREDWRVIRAVSELAGVTLPYDSLDEVRSRLAEVSPNLIRYDDIEAANYFKQATELTKNVNQDLLAAPLVPPQITAKDFYMTDSISRASQTMAKCVKALTEGAAAVDEPSVC from the exons ATGTTACGACTGCCGTCAGTTGGCCGAGCGCTAGCTGGAGCTGCCAAGAGCAGCCTGGCTCCTTCCCATCCCG tgCGCAATCATGTGCGTGCTGCCAGCAATATGGTGGAAGTGTTTGTGGATGGAAAACCAGTGGAGGTGGAGGCTGGAACGACAGTGTTGCAG GCCTGTGAGAAAGCTGGAATTCAGATCCCCAGGTTCTGCTACCATGAACGTCTCTCTGTAGCAGGAAACTGCCGCATGTGTCTTGTGGAGATTGAGAAAGCTCCAAAG ccgGTAGCAGCCTGCGCCATGCCTGTCATGAAAGGTTGGAACATCCTCACCAACTCAGACAAAACACGCAAAGCCAG AGAGGGGGTAATGGAGTTCCTGTTAGCCAACCATCCGCTGGACTGCCCCATTTGTGATCAGGGAGGAGAATGTGACCTGCAG GATCAGTCCATGCAGTTTGGTTCAGACCGCAGCCGTTTCACAGAAGGAAAGAGGGCGGTGGAGGACAAAAACATCGGGCCTCTCATCAAAACCATCATGACCCGCTGTATCCAGTGTACGCGTTGCGTCCG TTTTGCCAGTGAGATCGCCGGCGTTGAAGACCTGGGAACGACGGGGAGAGGAAACAACCTGCAGATCGGGACATATGTGGAAAAGATGTTCATGTCAGAGCTGTCGGGCAACGTCATTGATGTCTGTCCTGTCGGAGCGCTTACCTCCAAACCGTACGCTTTCACCGCTCGGCCATGGGAGACCAG AAAAACGGAGTCAGTCGACGTGTTGGACGCTGTCGGCAGCAATATCGTGGTGAGCACAAGAGGAGGGGAGGTGATGAGGGTGATGCCCAGGCTCAATGAGGACATCAATGAAGAATGGATCTCCGATAAGACCAG GTTTGCATACGATGGTCTGAAGAGGCAGAGGTTGACCCAACCACTGGTAAAAGATGGCTCAGGTCAGCTGACACCAACCACCTGGGAGGATGCTCTGACTCGTGTTGCCGGAGCA cttcaGAGTGTGCAGGGTAATGAAGTAGCAGCCATAgccggggggatggtggatgcCGAGGCTCTGATTTCCCTCAAAGATCTCCTCAACAGACTGAACTCTGAGAACCTCTGCACCGAGGAGCTTTTCCCCATGGCCGGGGCGGG caccgaTCTGCGCTCCAACTACCTGCTGAACTCTCGCATCGCTGGCATTGAAGAGAGTGATCTGGTGCTGCTCGTGGGAACCAACCCGCGCTACGAAGCTCCGCTGTTCAACGCCCGAATCCGCAAGAG CTGGCTTCACAATGAGCTGCATGTTGCCATGGTTGGCCACAACGTTGACCTCAGCTACACATATGACCACTTGGGAGAGGAGACGGCtgtgctgaaggagctggctAATGGGACACATCCCTTCTGCCAG GTCATAGCTGCTGCGAAGCGTCCAGTGGTGGTTGTCGGTAGCGCTACTCTGCAGAGAGAAGATGGTGCAGCCATCTTAAGCACCGTCTCCACCATCGCTCAGAATGCCAGAGCCAGCAGCGGAGTGGAGGACGGGTGGAAGGTTCTGAATGTCCTGCACAG GGTGGCCAGTCAAGTGGCGGCGTTGGATCTGGGCTACAAGGCCGGCGTGGACGCCATCAGGAAGAATCCCCCCAAAGTTCTGTTCCTGCTGGGAGCGGATGCGGGCTGCATCACTAGAGCCGACCTCCCCAAAGAGAGCCTTGTCATCTACCAGG GTCATCACGGTGATGTGGGAGCACCGATGGCAGATATTATTCTACCTGGCGCTGCATACACGGAGAAGAACGGCACCTACGTGAACACGGAGGGCAGGAGCCAGCACACCAAAGTGGCCGTCACTCCTCCTGGGATGGCTAGAGAGGACTGGAGGGTCATCAGGGCTGTGTCTGAG CTGGCTGGAGTGACGCTGCCCTACGACTCGCTGGATGAGGTCCGTTCCAGGCTAGCCGAGGTGTCTCCTAACCTGATTCGTTATGATGACATAGAGGCGGCAAACTACTTCAAACAGGCCACTGAACTTACTAAG AATGTgaaccaggaccttctagcGGCTCCTCTGGTGCCACCTCAAATCACCGCTAAAGACTTCTACATGACAG ACTCCATCAGCAGGGCTTCCCAGACGATGGCCAAGTGTGTCAAAGCGCTCACAGAGGGAGCTGCCGCCGTGGACGAGCCTTCCGTTTGCTGA